In Mangifera indica cultivar Alphonso chromosome 1, CATAS_Mindica_2.1, whole genome shotgun sequence, a single genomic region encodes these proteins:
- the LOC123216025 gene encoding L-type lectin-domain containing receptor kinase IV.1-like, whose translation MFFKLAILVSSLVSLTGADETLSFIYSGFRSANLSLHGSAKFTGDGLLQLTNETERIKGQAFYPDPISFKTSTNGTASSFSTTFVLGIQSQVEILNGQGMAFVIAPTLGLPFGLSSRYLGLFNASNNGNASNHVFAIEFDTVQNEDFNDINDNHVGIDVNGLKSEISSPAGYYDDQTGDFKNLTLTDRQRIQAWVEYNGEKKQINVTLAPFDSGKPSNPLVSLSRDLSLIFEENMFVGFSSSTGSLLSSHYVLGWSFKMNGQAEELALSLLPKLPRIGPKPKSKLLTIGLPVILVSLTLAAVSGVGYVIRRKRKFAEVLEDWELEYGPQRFKYKDLYFATKGFKETELLGSGGFGRVYKGVLPKSKLEIAVKRVSHESRQGMREFVAEIVSLGHLRHRNLVQLLGYCRRKGELLLVYDYMPNGSLNKYLYDQPKVTLNWKQRFRIIKGVALGLFYLHEEWEKVVIHRDLKASNVLLDSEMNGRLGDFGLARLYDHGTKPQTTHVVGTPGYLAPEHTRTGKATKSTDVFAFGAFLLEVVCGRRPIEPHSPTEETVVLIEWVFGLWRRNELTEAMDWKLATDYDAEEVELVLKLGLMCSQSVAAARPSMRQVVQYLEKDAPLPELSALEISGSGLAFAHSAGFDDCGISYPSASTSVTASILSGGR comes from the coding sequence ATGTTTTTTAAACTTGCAATACTGGTTTCTTCCTTAGTCAGCTTAACAGGCGCAGATGAAACTCTTAGTTTTATCTACAGTGGATTCAGATCGGCTAATCTCAGCCTCCATGGTAGTGCCAAGTTCACCGGCGATGGGCTTTTACAGCTTACCAATGAAACCGAAAGAATCAAGGGTCAAGCTTTTTACCCTGATCCAATTTCCTTCAAGACCTCAACAAATGGCACGGCTTCCTCTTTTTCTACAACTTTTGTTTTGGGTATCCAGTCTCAGGTTGAGATTCTTAATGGCCAGGGTATGGCTTTCGTGATTGCACCAACACTGGGGCTCCCCTTCGGTCTTAGCAGCCGATACCTCGGCCTTTTCAACGCAAGTAATAATGGAAATGCCAGCAATCATGTTTTTGCCATAGAATTTGACACTGTGCAGAATGAAGATTTTAATGATATCAATGATAACCATGTAGGGATTGATGTTAATGGATTGAAGTCTGAAATTTCATCTCCGGCTGGTTATTATGATGATCAAACCGGTGACTTTAAGAACCTGACGCTCACTGATCGTCAAAGAATTCAAGCTTGGGTGGAATATAATGGTGAGAAGAAGCAAATTAATGTTACTTTAGCTCCATTCGACTCTGGTAAGCCCAGTAATCCACTTGTGTCTTTGTCAAGGgatctttcattaatttttgaagAAAACATGTTCGTTGGCTTCTCATCGTCCACTGGTTCCTTGTTATCATCTCATTATGTTTTGGGTTGGAGTTTTAAAATGAATGGCCAAGCAGAGGAACTTGCACTCTCTCTGCTTCCTAAGCTTCCCCGAATCGGCCCCAAACCGAAATCAAAGCTTTTGACAATTGGGCTCCCGGTAATTCTTGTAAGCTTGACTCTAGCTGCAGTCTCAGGCGTGGGTTATGTGATAAGACGGAAAAGAAAGTTCGCTGAAGTGCTTGAAGATTGGGAGCTTGAATATGGGCCTCAGAGATTCAAATACAAAGATCTTTATTTTGCCACCAAAGGATTTAAAGAAACAGAGCTATTAGGCAGTGGTGGATTTGGTAGAGTGTACAAAGGTGTACTACCAAAATCTAAGTTGGAGATAGCAGTGAAGAGAGTCTCTCATGAATCAAGACAAGGGATGAGAGAATTTGTTGCTGAAATTGTCAGTCTTGGTCATCTCCGTCACCGGAATTTAGTACAACTCTTGGGTTATTGCCGGCGTAAAGGAGAGCTGCTTTTGGTGTATGACTACATGCCTAATGGAAGCCTCAACAAGTACCTATATGACCAGCCAAAGGTCACTCTGAATTGGAAACAAAGATTTCGAATAATCAAAGGCGTAGCCTTGGGCCTGTTTTATCTACACGAAGAATGGGAAAAAGTTGTAATTCACAGAGACCTCAAGGCTAGTAATGTGTTACTTGATAGTGAAATGAATGGAAGATTGGGAGATTTTGGGCTTGCAAGATTATATGACCACGGAACTAAACCACAAACAACGCATGTGGTTGGCACCCCCGGCTATCTCGCCCCGGAGCACACTCGAACGGGGAAGGCCACAAAAAGCACTGATGTGTTTGCTTTTGGTGCCTTTTTGCTTGAAGTTGTCTGTGGCAGAAGGCCAATAGAGCCACATTCGCCAACAGAGGAGACTGTGGTTTTGATTGAATGGGTATTTGGTTTATGGAGAAGAAATGAACTTACTGAGGCAATGGATTGGAAATTGGCAACAGATTATGATGCTGAGGAGGTTGAGTTAGTGTTGAAACTTGGGTTGATGTGCTCTCAGTCAGTGGCAGCGGCTCGGCCAAGCATGCGACAAGTCGTGCAGTACTTGGAGAAAGATGCTCCATTGCCAGAGTTATCAGCTCTAGAAATTTCAGGCAGTGGCCTAGCCTTTGCACATTCGGCAGGTTTTGATGACTGCGGAATCTCGTATCCATCTGCATCCACTTCTGTGACAGCTTCAATACTTTCAGGTGGCAGATGA
- the LOC123217732 gene encoding glucose-induced degradation protein 4 homolog — protein MPVRVVDNSAPSQVSGANSGNTSPPACSLLSVGQAFSGTQNVSNLQKEEAWRVNVRIQGCDLEHGYLCGTMEALNVPMADTPVVTFWEGEIVDTKNYTFYTGKWEASPEDDIRHWTKFTSFSPLLNQVKVDGGKSLDLSNYPYIFMRWKEQYFVNVGTDCGLTIAGFYYVCFSCSDGSINGFYYDPNSSPFQKLELKCTNEGRSGFSFSSYELQ, from the exons ATGCCTGTGAGAGTGGTAGACAACTCTGCACCTTCTCAAGTTTCAG GTGCAAATTCTGGAAACACTTCACCCCCAGCCTGCTCACTTTTGAGTGTTGGACAG GCATTTTCTGGTACTCAGAATGTCTCAAATCTTCAAAAGGAGGAAGCTTGGAGAGTTAATGTCCGGATACAAGGATGTGACCTTGAACATGGATATCTTTGTGGCACCATGGAAGCTCTGAATGTACCCATGGCTGACACACCA GTAGTAACCTTCTGGGAAGGAGAGATTGTTGATACCAAAAACTATACTTTCTACACTGGCAAATGGGAAGCATC GCCGGAGGATGATATAAGGCATTGGACAAAGTTTACTTCTTTTTCACCCCTTCTT AATCAAGTGAAGGTTGATGGTGGCAAATCCTTGGACCTCAGTAACTATCCTTACATATTTATG AGATGGAAAGAGCAATATTTTGTGAATGTTGGAACAGACTGTGGGCTAACTATAGCTGGCTTCTACTATGTTTGCTTCTCGTGTAGTGATGGCTCCATCAATGGCTTCTATTATGATCCCAATAGCAG CCCCTTTCAGAAGCTTGAGCTGAAATGTACCAATGAGGGAAGATCAGGTTTCAGTTTCTCATCATATGagttacaataa
- the LOC123215797 gene encoding L-type lectin-domain containing receptor kinase IV.1-like produces the protein MLFKFAILVSLLTSLAAGDETLGFVYNGFQSANLSLDGVAEFTSNGLLRLTNDTGMQKGHAFYPNPISFKNSSNGSAFSFSTTFVFGIHPSQEPTINGHGIALVVAPTRGLPDARGSQYLGLFNEQNRGNDSNHVFAVELDIIQNIEFSDINNNHVGIDINDLRSVTSAPAGYHENRTGEFKNLTLISGERMQVWVEYNGDYKQINVTLAPFNSGKPSTPLLSLPHDLSPVFNKAMYVGFSSSTGPLLTSHYVLGWSFKMNGQAEELALSQLPKLPRIGPKPKSKFLTIGFPVIFVSLTLAAVSGVVYVIRRRRKFAEVLEDWELEYGPQRFKYKDLYIATKGFREKELLGAGGFGRVYRGVLPKSKLEIAVKRISHESRQGMREFIAEIVSIGHLRHRNLVQLLGYCRRKGELLLVYDYMCNGSLDKYLYDQPEVTLNWRQRFRVIKGVALGLFYLHEGWEKVVIHRDVKASNVLLDAQLNARLGDFGLARLYDHGTDPRTTHIVGTVGYLAPEHTRTGKATRSTDVFSFGAFLLEVACGKRPIKPRPQSDDVDVLVDWVFNCWCKGEILEARDPNLGTDYATEELELVLKLGLMCSHTEPRARPSMRQVMQYLEKDVPLPELSSLGISARGLIFSYGEGLDNFAMSYPPSTGLTGFSSIAGSVLSDGR, from the coding sequence ATGCTATTCAAATTTGCAATTCTGGTTTCTCTCTTAACTAGCTTAGCAGCAGGAGATGAAACACTTGGTTTCGTCTACAATGGGTTCCAATCGGCTAATCTCAGTCTCGATGGGGTAGCCGAGTTCACTTCCAATGGACTTCTGCGACTTACCAACGACACCGGCATGCAAAAAGGTCATGCTTTTTATCCTAACCCAATATCCTTCAAGAACTCATCAAATGGCTCTGCTTTTTCTTTCTCGACTACCTTTGTTTTTGGCATCCACCCATCACAGGAGCCTACTATTAATGGTCACGGTATCGCCTTGGTGGTTGCACCAACGAGGGGGCTCCCAGATGCTCGTGGAAGTCAGTACTTGGGCCTTTTTAACGAGCAAAACAGAGGGAATGACAGCAACCATGTTTTTGCCGTGGAGCTCGATATCATCCAAAACATTGAGTTCTCTGACATCAACAATAACCATGTGGGGATTGATATTAATGACCTGAGGTCTGTGACATCAGCTCCTGCTGGTTATCATGAGAATCGCACTGGTGAATTTAAGAACTTGACGCTTATTAGTGGTGAAAGAATGCAAGTTTGGGTGGAATATAATGGCGACTACAAGCAAATCAACGTTACTTTAGCTCCATTCAATAGCGGTAAGCCGAGTACTCCACTGCTGTCTTTGCCGCATGATCTTTCACCTGTTTTCAACAAAGCTATGTATGTTGGCTTTTCATCATCCACGGGTCCGTTGTTAACATCTCATTATGTTTTGGGttggagtttcaagatgaacgGCCAAGCGGAGGAACTTGCACTCTCTCAGCTTCCTAAGCTTCCCCGAATTGGTCCCAAACCAAAATCAAAGTTTTTGACGATTGGGTTCCCTGTGATTTTTGTAAGCTTGACTCTAGCTGCAGTCTCAGGAGTAGTTTATGTGATAAGGAGGAGAAGAAAATTCGCTGAAGTGCTTGAAGATTGGGAGCTTGAATACGGGCCTCAGAGATTCAAATACAAAGATCTTTACATTGCCACCAAGGGGTTTAGAGAAAAGGAGCTATTGGGAGCTGGTGGATTTGGAAGGGTGTACAGAGGTGTGCTACCGAAATCTAAACTGGAGATTGCGGTGAAGAGAATCTCTCATGAATCAAGACAAGGGATGAGAGAATTCATTGCTGAAATTGTAAGTATTGGTCACCTCCGTCATCGGAATTTGGTTCAACTCTTGGGCTATTGCCGGCGTAAAGGAGAACTGCTATTGGTGTATGACTACATGTGCAATGGAAGTCTTGACAAGTACCTGTATGATCAACCAGAAGTCACCCTGAATTGGAGACAACGATTTCGAGTGATCAAAGGCGTGGCCTTGGGTCTTTTTTATCTCCACGAAGGATGGGAAAAAGTTGTTATTCACAGAGATGTTAAGGCTAGTAATGTTTTACTTGATGCTCAATTGAATGCAAGATTGGGAGACTTCGGCCTTGCAAGATTATATGACCATGGAACCGATCCACGAACAACACACATCGTTGGAACTGTTGGATACCTTGCCCCGGAGCACACTCGGACAGGGAAGGCCACAAGAAGCACTGATGTGTTTTCTTTTGGTGCCTTTCTGCTAGAAGTTGCCTGTGGCAAAAGACCTATAAAGCCACGACCGCAATCGGATGACGTTGATGTATTGGTCGATTGGGTATTTAATTGTTGGTGTAAAGGTGAAATTCTTGAGGCAAGGGACCCGAATTTGGGCACAGATTATGCAACAGAGGAACTGGAGTTGGTGTTGAAACTTGGTCTGATGTGCTCTCATACAGAGCCAAGAGCTAGGCCAAGCATGAGACAAGTTATGCAGTATCTGGAGAAGGATGTCCCTTTGCCAGAGTTATCATCTCTTGGAATTTCAGCCCGTGGCCTAATATTTTCATATGGTGAAGGCTTGGATAATTTTGCAATGTCATATCCACCCTCTACAGGCCTCACAGGCTTTTCTTCTATTGCAGGATCAGTACTTTCCGATGGCCGATGA
- the LOC123224668 gene encoding subtilisin inhibitor-like, with protein sequence MAEENKPTEPSREQLDQSTPSLPLLLAHQFHGGDAGTYGQPLGTSMATKTTWPELVGLTADEAEKKIKEERPAVQVQVVPSNSIVTMDFKQNRVRLYVDSSRKVERAPKIG encoded by the exons ATGGCTGAGGAGAATAAACCAACTGAGCCCTCTAGAGAACAACTTGATCAATCGACACCAAGCTTGCCTT TGTTGTTAGCTCATCAATTTCATGGTGGGGATGCAGGAACATACGGGCAGCCACTTGGAACAAGCATGGCTACAAAAACAACATGGCCTGAGTTAGTAGGCCTAACTGCAGATGAAGCAGAGAAGAAAATCAAAGAAGAGAGACCAGCTGTACAAGTTCAGGTAGTTCCTTCAAATTCCATTGTCACCATGGATTTCAAACAGAATCGGGTTCGTCTGTATGTTGATTCCTCTAGAAAAGTTGAAAGGGCCCCAAAAATTGGGTAA
- the LOC123209288 gene encoding L-type lectin-domain containing receptor kinase IV.1-like, with the protein MLSKLAIMVSLLIGLAAADENPGFIYNGFKSANLILDGIAQVTPSGLLRLTNETKIRNGHAFYPEPIPFKHSLNGSAFSFSTTFVFAIHPVYQNLAGHGMAFVIAPTRGLPGARPSQFLGLFNESNNGNASNHVFAVELDTVLSGEFFDINDNHVGIDVNGMKSEKSAPAGYYDNQTGEFKNLTLISNEKMQVWVEYDGQKKQINVTLAPFNSGKPSIPLLSWSRDLSPVFYTAMFVGFSSSPGSMLTSHYVLGWSFKINGQAEELRLSQLPKLPRIGTKERSMLLAAVLPLISASLILAAVSGAVYLIRRKRKFAEELEQWELEYGPQRFKYKDLYFATKGFRETELLGSGGFGRVYKGVLPTSKLEIAVKRISHESRQGMREFVAEIVSIGQLRHRNLVQLLGYCRRKGELLLVYDYMPNGSLDRYLYNQSTITLNWGQRFRVIKGVALGLFYLHEGWEKVVIHRDVKASNVLLDAEFNGRLGDFGLARLYDHGTDPQTTHVVGTLGYLAPDHVRTGKATRSTDVFAFGAFLLEVACGRRPIEPRAPAEDMVLVEWVFGFWKQGAILEARDPKLGTDYIAEEVELVLNLGLSCSHSEPAARPSMRQVVQYLEKDSPFPELSESRISTSGIAFAHQKELDDFVITNSSYIGPSVSTSVADSILSGGR; encoded by the coding sequence ATGTTGTCGAAGCTTGCGATTATGGTGTCTCTCCTGATTGGCTTAGCAGCAGCTGATGAAAATCCTGGTTTTATCTACAACGGGTTTAAATCGGCTAATCTTATCCTCGATGGCATAGCTCAGGTTACCCCCAGTGGACTTTTGCGGCTTACCAACGAAACCAAAATACGAAACGGTCATGCCTTCTACCCTGAACCAATACCCTTCAAACACTCTTTAAATGGCTCCGCCTTTTCTTTCTCTACTACCTTTGTTTTCGCTATTCACCCTGTGTACCAGAATCTTGCTGGGCATGGCATGGCTTTCGTGATTGCGCCGACAAGAGGGCTTCCGGGTGCTCGTCCAAGTCAGTTCCTTGGCCTTTTCAATGAAAGCAACAATGGAAATGCCAGTAATCATGTTTTTGCGGTGGAATTGGACACCGTTCTGAGTGGTGAGTTTTTCGATATCAATGATAACCATGTTGGGATTGATGTTAATGGAATGAAGTCTGAGAAATCAGCTCCAGCAGGTTATTATGATAATCAAACTGGTGAATTTAAGAACTTGACGCtcattagtaatgaaaaaatGCAAGTTTGGGTGGAGTATGATGGTCAAAAGAAGCAAATCAATGTTACTTTAGCTCCATTTAACAGTGGGAAGCCCAGTATTCCTCTTCTATCTTGGTCCCGTGATCTTTCCCCTGTTTTTTACACCGCCATGTTTGTTGGCTTCTCATCATCGCCTGGTTCAATGCTAACATCTCATTATGTTTTGGGCTGGAGTTTTAAGATCAATGGCCAGGCGGAGGAACTACGCCTCTCTCAACTTCCTAAGCTTCCCAGGATAGGTACTAAGGAGAGATCAATGCTTCTGGCTGCTGTGTTGCCTTTGATTTCTGCAAGCTTAATTTTAGCTGCGGTTTCGGGAGCTGTTTATCTgataagaaggaaaagaaagttCGCTGAAGAGCTTGAACAATGGGAGCTTGAATACGGGCCTCAGAGATTCAAATATAAGGATCTTTATTTTGCCACAAAAGGATTCAGAGAAACAGAGCTGCTAGGTAGTGGTGGATTTGGCAGGGTATATAAAGGCGTTCTACCCACCTCTAAACTAGAGATTGCAGTGAAGAGAATCTCTCATGAATCAAGACAAGGTATGAGAGAATTTGTTGCTGAAATTGTCAGCATTGGGCAACTACGCCATCGGAATTTAGTGCAACTCTTGGGTTATTGCCGCCGTAAAGGAGAATTGCTTTTGGTGTATGACTACATGCCTAATGGAAGCCTCGACAGGTACCTTTACAACCAGTCAACGATCACCCTGAATTGGGGACAAAGATTTCGAGTGATCAAAGGCGTGGCCTTGGGCCTATTTTACCTCCACGAAGGATGGGAAAAAGTTGTTATTCACAGAGATGTCAAGGCCAGTAATGTGTTACTTGATGCTGAATTTAATGGAAGATTAGGAGACTTTGGCCTCGCGAGATTATACGACCATGGAACTGATCCACAAACAACACACGTCGTTGGAACGCTTGGTTATCTTGCCCCTGACCACGTTCGAACTGGGAAGGCCACAAGAAGCACTGATGTGTTTGCTTTTGGTGCATTTCTGCTTGAGGTTGCTTGTGGCAGAAGGCCGATAGAGCCACGAGCACCAGCAGAGGACATGGTTTTGGTTGAATGGGTATTTGGCTTTTGGAAGCAAGGTGCGATTCTTGAAGCAAGGGACCCAAAATTGGGTACAGATTACATAGCGGAGGAAGTGGAGTTGGTGTTGAATCTTGGGTTGTCGTGCTCTCATTCGGAGCCAGCTGCTAGGCCAAGCATGCGACAAGTTGTCCAATATTTGGAGAAGGATTCTCCATTCCCGGAGTTATCAGAGAGTAGAATCTCAACTAGTGGTATAGCATTTGCTCATCAGAAAGAGTTGGATGATTTTGTCATCACTAATTCATCTTACATAGGCCCAAGTGTATCAACATCTGTCGCAGATTCGATACTTTCAGGTGGCCGATGA
- the LOC123215923 gene encoding L-type lectin-domain containing receptor kinase IV.1-like gives MLFKFAILVSLSTSLAAGDETLGFVYNGFQSANLSLDGVAEFTSNGLLRLTNNTGMQKGHAFYPNPISFKNSSNGSAFSYSTTFVFAIHPSQHLSISGHGMAFVIAPTRGLPDARGSQYLGLFNEQNRGNDSNHVFAVELDTTVTTEFSDINDNHVGIDINDLKSNRSAPAGYHENRTGEFKNLTLISGKRMQVWVEYNGDYNQINVTLAPFNSGKPSTPLLSLPYDLSPVFNKAMYVGFSSSTGTVLSSHYVLGWSFKMNGQAEELALSQLPKLPRIGPKPKSKLLTIGFPVIFVILTLAAVSGVVYVIRRKRKFAEVLEDWELEYGPQRFKYKDLYIATKGFGEKELLGTGGFGRVYRGVLPKSKLEIAVKKISHESRQGMREFIAEIVSIGHLRHRNLVQLLGYCRRKGELLLVYDYMCNGSLDKYLYDQPKITLDWRQRFQVIKGVALGLFYLHEGWEKVVIHRDVKASNVLLDAELNARLGDFGLARLYDHGTDPQTTHVVGTIGYLAPEHTRTGKATRSTDVFSFGTFLLEVVCGRRPIEPRPQSEDVVILVDWVFSYWCRGEILEARDPNLGTDFVTEDLELVLKLGLMCSHAEPTTRPSMRQVIQYLEKDVPLPELSSLGISAYASGLTFSDSKGLDDFHLQCPSAVGLTGSSSVAESLLSGRR, from the exons ATGCTTTTCAAATTTGCAATTCTGGTTTCTCTCTCAACTAGCTTAGCAGCAGGAGATGAAACACTTGGTTTCGTCTACAATGGGTTCCAATCGGCTAATCTCAGTCTCGATGGGGTAGCCGAGTTCACATCCAATGGACTTCTGCGACTTACCAACAACACCGGCATGCAAAAAGGTCATGCTTTTTATCCTAACCCAATATCCTTCAAGAACTCATCAAATGGCTCTGCTTTTTCTTACTCTACTACCTTTGTTTTTGCAATCCACCCATCACAGCATCTGAGTATTAGTGGGCACGGTATGGCCTTCGTGATTGCACCAACAAGGGGGCTCCCAGATGCTCGTGGAAGTCAGTACTTAGGCCTTTTTAACGAGCAAAACAGAGGTAATGACAGCAACCATGTTTTTGCCGTGGAGCTCGATACCACCGTAACCACTGAGTTCTCTGACATCAACGATAACCATGTGGGGATTGATATTAATGATCTGAAGTCTAATAGATCAGCTCCTGCTGGTTATCATGAGAATCGCACTGGTGAATTTAAGAACTTGACTCTTATAAGTGGCAAAAGAATGCAAGTTTGGGTGGAATATAATGGtgattataatcaaatcaatgtCACTTTAGCTCCATTCAATAGTGGTAAACCAAGTACTCCACTTTTGTCTTTGCCATATGATCTTTCACCTGTTTTCAACAAAGCCATGTATGTTGGCTTCTCATCATCCACGGGTACGGTGTTATCATCTCATTATGTTTTGGGTTGGAGTTTTAAGATGAACGGCCAAGCAGAGGAACTTGCACTCTCTCAGCTTCCTAAGCTTCCCCGAATTGGCCCCAAACCGAAATCAAAGCTTTTGACGATTGGGTTCCCTGTAATTTTTGTAATCTTGACTTTGGCTGCAGTCTCAGGGGTAGTTTATGTGATaaggaggaaaagaaaattcgCTGAAGTGCTTGAAGATTGGGAGCTTGAATACGGGCCTCAGAGATTCAAATACAAAGATCTTTACATTGCCACCAAAGGGTTTGGAGAAAAGGAGCTATTAGGAACTGGTGGATTCGGAAGGGTGTACAGAGGTGTCCTACCGAAATCTAAACTGGAGATTGCGGTGAAGAAAATCTCTCACGAATCAAGACAAGGGATGAGAGAATTCATTGCTGAAATTGTAAGTATTGGTCACCTCCGTCATCGGAATTTGGTTCAACTCTTGGGCTATTGTCGGCGTAAAGGAGAACTGCTTTTGGTGTATGACTATATGTGCAATGGAAGTCTTGACAAGTACCTGTATGACCAACCGAAGATCACCCTTGACTGGAGACAAAGATTTCAAGTCATCAAAGGCGTAGCTTTGGGCCTATTTTATTTACATGAAGGATGGGAAAAAGTTGTTATTCACAGAGATGTTAAGGCTAGTAACGTTTTACTCGATGCTGAATTGAATGCAAGACTGGGAGATTTCGGCCTTGCAAGATTATATGACCACGGAACTGATCCACAAACAACACACGTCGTTGGAACTATTGGCTATCTTGCCCCAGAGCACACACGGACAGGGAAGGCCACAAGAAGCACtgatgttttttcttttggcaCATTTTTGTTAGAAGTTGTCTGTGGTAGAAGGCCTATAGAACCTCGACCACAATCGGAGGATGTTGTGATATTGGTTGATTGGGTGTTTAGTTATTGGTgtagaggtgaaattcttgagGCAAGGGACCCGAATTTGGGCACGGATTTTGTGACAGAGGATTTGGAGTTGGTGTTGAAGCTTGGTTTGATGTGCTCTCATGCCGAGCCAACAACAAGGCCAAGCATGAGACAAGTTATACAGTATTTGGAGAAGGATGTCCCTTTGCCAGAGTTATCATCCCTTGGAATTTCAGCATATG CGAGTGGCCTAACATTCTCTGATAGTAAAGGTCTTGATGATTTTCATTTGCAATGTCCATCTGCTGTGGGACTAACAGGATCCTCTTCTGTTGCAGAATCACTACTTTCTGGTCGTCGATGA